The segment GACTAAGGTCGACATTTACACACAACCTTAGCAGATTGAAAAGTTCATGTCAATGAAtaagtatacatttatatcgCTGGTATCGCAGGTGACAGACCTAACGCTTGTATCTCCAAAACGTCTGGTTATATTATCACAGTTTAAGTTTAGATCTCTTTACCTTATGCGtgaatgtttgtttatattcgCAATGTATTTCatgatgatgttttttttttatttcagcgCATGAGGATATATATACGTTATATTTTGGTATCAATGTTCTCTTCTTCTTGAAGGccaattgttttctgtttgtttcaGCCAAGGAGAGATCCATGTGGCAAGAACTAGTTCCCAATTTTGTTGAGACACTGACATGCAAGAACGTGAAAGAACGTGTAGAGAAAGAACATTTGGCGATACTCAGGGGTATGTTAAATTGGCTTACCAgatctgatatttatatatcttatcaTACCTTACTCTGATAAAATAGTCAACAAATATGTAAGTAAAAGTGTTTTCCGGTCGTCTTTAACTTATCCTTATACATTACACTATTTCTTGCAGGACCACCCGCTGCAGGAAAATCCCAAACATGTTGTTGGTATGCAAGCGACTTTCGACAACACGCTAAACACATAGCATACAAGCTTCTGTGTAAAAGTAAAGACGACCTATTAACGAGCTTTAGAGGCTTTTTGGAATTTTCGAAGATGAAATTTGAACAAGAGAATGAAGGAAAAAGTGAATATGTCATACACATGGCGGAAGTTGCTATATCTTTAATAAAAACTGGCGAAAAGGATGGCAAAGTATATCTGCTCATCTTTGACGATGTTACTGAAGAGACATGCGGGGTAGTGGAGCAAATCATTCACTCATTTCATCAAATTCACAAAGCAAGAAATCTCAGAATGTTATGCTCTACCAACTACTCTAAGTTTTACGAACAGTGTActcaaaatgaaaatgtttttgagGATGTTGAGGGAGTTGAGGAATCAGAGGCTTTAAAGTTTTTCAAGGAACCAATCAAACAGAAAAATTCCGAAAAAGACATTCAGGCCTTGGCAAAAACAATGGGATATCTACCCTACGGATTGGTTCTTGCGAACTCGTATATGTACACGACTGGCATGTCGGTAaagatgtacatagacaaactCACGGACAAAGAGTTTCTTAAACAAGTAGAGAAAATAATGAGAGGTACCTCACAAGAATATGACAAAGGGCTAGTATCTGCTCAGATGCTCACAATCGAAGGAGTGGAAAAGACATCGTCAGTACATATGAAGATGCTATTACAGTTCATACCTTTCCTGCACCACCACGAAATTCCTATCCGACTTCTGAAAAAACTACTTCCAGACAGCATGGACGACAGAGATAAAGACACTGTCGTTTTCGAGCTGATAGCGAACATTCGAAAGTATTGTCTAAGCGGTGAAATTCAATTTGAGCACCAGACGCAAGCTATTTCCATACATGCTGTGACAGCATTGGTATTAGATTTGAGATTATCCAGAGAAGAGAAAGAGTCGACCATCAGGGACTTGCTCTGTTTCTTTTGCGAAAATATCAGCATTGATTGCCGGCTTCATCTAACTCTGCTCAGCAACTTAGAACTGCAGCCTCACGCTACCAAAGTTGTTCTGTGTGCTACTAAATTGAAATTAGACAAAAAGAAAGCATGCATGTTTCTAATGTGTACTCTTCATGCCGCCATTGGGGTAACTTTTCGAGTGAGTGGAGTGGAAAGCTTGCTAG is part of the Argopecten irradians isolate NY unplaced genomic scaffold, Ai_NY scaffold_0195, whole genome shotgun sequence genome and harbors:
- the LOC138312060 gene encoding uncharacterized protein; the protein is MPSESDFEELLQNISNELTDKKRDELKFLGRSFFDNLEEMEGLERCATGKDVLDFFVRKEIVSKHNVSKLQSSFENIGGCNRIREMLNLYTEKMKNIHSAKERSMWQELVPNFVETLTCKNVKERVEKEHLAILRGPPAAGKSQTCCWYASDFRQHAKHIAYKLLCKSKDDLLTSFRGFLEFSKMKFEQENEGKSEYVIHMAEVAISLIKTGEKDGKVYLLIFDDVTEETCGVVEQIIHSFHQIHKARNLRMLCSTNYSKFYEQCTQNENVFEDVEGVEESEALKFFKEPIKQKNSEKDIQALAKTMGYLPYGLVLANSYMYTTGMSVKMYIDKLTDKEFLKQVEKIMRGTSQEYDKGLVSAQMLTIEGVEKTSSVHMKMLLQFIPFLHHHEIPIRLLKKLLPDSMDDRDKDTVVFELIANIRKYCLSGEIQFEHQTQAISIHAVTALVLDLRLSREEKESTIRDLLCFFCENISIDCRLHLTLLSNLELQPHATKVVLCATKLKLDKKKACMFLMCTLHAAIGVTFRVSGVESLLADEHLNEAKKLGFQLIKTDPETLMITTEEMEALDGMEYIEDDRKCFLVIYSRQNKYAGTDERDSEMEKHRQNAKMKDLQTKKMFQDLVNVAKDFPEDLIPDIVIHTERTVHDLDHLEKVAEFSGDKKHVDERKRGRLSNELYRKLLDKQQAMPRDKLGEVTVVEMMVTILYNSGRAHYYQSKSHHQLSLVSWNELRLAYLLGKLLRERYPEFPSVQSLITRRNGILYHCLVSRKHVNESGKEKDDILHTIISKYEDMLNEKDSNYYERHH